The Rhodanobacter sp. LX-99 genome segment AAACCGCGCTGAACCACACCTTGTCGCTGGACCCGGACACCCAGCAAAAGCTGGCCGCGTTGAACGGCCGCAGTGTGCAACTGCATCTGCGCGGGCCGGAGCTCGCGCTGGCCGTCACCGTGGACGAAAAACGCCTGAAAGTCGGGCCGCCGCAAGACGACAGCCAGCTGAAGGTGGCCGCCACGCCGGGTAGCCTGCTGGCGATGCTGTTCCGCCGCGACGACGACGGCATCGCGCCGGGCAAGGTGGAGATCGCCGGCGACGCCGAACTGGCACGCCGACTGGAAAAGCTGGCCGGCAAGTTCGCCCCGGATTTCGAGGAAGCGTTCGCGCGCAGCTTCGGCGACGTGCTCGGCGTGCCGCTGGCCAAGGCCGTGCGCACGGGCCTCGCGCACGCCCGCGACACCGCCGGCCACCTCACCGAAGACACGGCCGACTGGTTGCGCGACGAGGCGCGCGTGGCCATGGCGCCAGGTGAAGTGGAAGGCTTCCTCGACGGCGTGGACGACGTGCGCGAACGCAGCGAGCGGCTGGAATCGCGTGTGCAGCGGCTCGTGCAGCGCCTGCAGGGCAACGCTGCGTGACGCCGCTGAAGGTGGTGCCGCGCCTGCTGCGGGTCGCCTCGGTGCTGCTGGCGTACCGGCT includes the following:
- a CDS encoding SCP2 sterol-binding domain-containing protein — protein: MNAATPNSWLPQPLRKLAGRALETALNHTLSLDPDTQQKLAALNGRSVQLHLRGPELALAVTVDEKRLKVGPPQDDSQLKVAATPGSLLAMLFRRDDDGIAPGKVEIAGDAELARRLEKLAGKFAPDFEEAFARSFGDVLGVPLAKAVRTGLAHARDTAGHLTEDTADWLRDEARVAMAPGEVEGFLDGVDDVRERSERLESRVQRLVQRLQGNAA